aatcatttttccattCTTGggaatgtataaaatattattatgcttCTAATTTGCTCAAGAAGAACCTAATTCTTCTCTATCCGGCTGTAAAAAGAGTCATTAACCGGTCGTAAAAAGAGCTATTAATAATTCGTAAACTATCCCAGTAGAATCTTTTTGATTTTCACGAGAATTGGGAAAAATTTCTTGACACGTATAGTTCAATGATTTTATTCTCattcaatgaatttatttgattttgagactaaaaataaagacagtttttttaaaagagtgaattttttgttctcttttatggaaaaataacgCAAAAACTacgaatttaagaaatttaaatttatattttgtataaatataaaaaaaaaaatatatatatatatattaaaaaaatacattaaatttaggTAGGTTGGTCAGttttaattaggtacaaaaattatttatattttattgtcatgcaacgctaaaatttaaaaaatgtaatattccaatttgaaaatatttcatagcGAAAACTTATTCAACTTATTAGACACTAATTGAAttgtattgaaattgaaatgtttaaaacGAAAAAGCTTTTACTAGAAATAATTTCCAAATTGATTATCTAGCTTaatgattttggaaaaataaatttaaaaatatttttaataaaaaaaatgttttttggtaATCTACGCCAAATGATTTAACacaaatataaacttttaaaatattcaacaaatcaGTATCAGgaaattaacttaatttaatggaaaacgTTGTAATATATCCAATTTTATGGAGGTAATATCTGTGTAACTTTATGATTTCAAGTTCATTTTTCCAAGACCATTAGGTATGAGGCTTcaaattgtgttttttgttCTCTGTTGAGCaattaacttaataaataatttcactaAATTTGAAAATGCATTCAAATCattaatgaaactttaaattGAGCAATAATAGATTTTGGATATATTTATTCTCTTTTAGTGAGCTTAAATTTAAGTTCACCTTCTGGTGCATACATAAAACTAACAGCATATTTCAATGGTTCATGATGATATTCCAATTTATATGATCGAATTAgctgcaaaataaaattgaagatttagtaaaagaaattttgcaaaaattaaaacatacaaCATTAAAGAGCAAAATCTGGTATCTgaagtcaaaaaaatttatcgattgaCGTCTGGTATAAGTTTGGATACATAGGTggttttctttttcgatttaatatttaagttaatatttgatgaaattatgagtaaaaaaaatgacaatattTTAGTTGAAGCGTGATATTTAAACAGCAAgtgagattttttattttttgatgccGAAATCGGACCTATTTCTTCTTTCTTGGCTTGTTTTTTTctaacgtattttttgttttctgatagtaactttgtcaaatttaacattgagCCTCCGTAGGTAAATTGgattacaagttttttaatgtgtgttgtATTTCCATTCTTCCAAACCTTTCATTATTCTAACTACTTTCacatatatttcattaatttcctAGATTTCTATATCGAAGAGAAAAGACCTTTGGAACTTTCAACGACTAAAAATCATCTCAGATAAATTCAGTCTTAAAAATAACTGACTTTTCAAACATATACCGTCTGTCTTCTTTGTTggaattacaaaaatatgtttccaaAGTAAATTCGGatttaaaaacttacttttgcTAAAAGTATTTGCATTTCTAAATCAGCAAAACGTCTTCCTAAACACATTCGTGCTCCATGTCCGTATGGTAACGATGCAAATGGATGTATTGTATTGTTTGAAGAGTTTTCTGAATGTTTTGATAGCCATCGTTCTGGCATAAATGTACTAGCATTGGTCACATAATCTTCCATATTTCCCGTAATTATTGTAGGAAACACACATTGaatctaaaatgaaaatttgtaaaatatctcTGAAAAAGCCCATTTTGAAGTTGATGACAAAACTGAAAtctcatttattttaacttagtAAAGGTAGTTTTGGCAAAGACAAAAATACTACATTTGGATCATCCTGGCTTCTTTgaatattgggaaaatttaaattttttagatttcgctgatttatattttgaatataagtaatatttaggggttttataagtttagtccaaggtttttagtaaatattaaacaaatttttaaaaaagcgaGCTGCAATTTCTATATCATTTTCTAGAGCTAAAAAGAATCTATAAATTCGAAAAGAAAAACTTGATCCACTAATATTACCTCCCAAGAAAATGCTCCTTTGATAATACTTTACTCAGTATTACATGAACAGGATATATAAACGaatctaatatttatttctacCTTTGCTTAAAACGTACAATTATAGATTTTTCGATTAACATCATGAAAATACTTACGCCTTTTGGTACATGGTAACCGCAAATTTCTAAATCTTGTTGTAAAGTTCGACCATTTCCTATAACTGTTGAGTATAccctataaaaacaaaattaataatttaagattCATTGAAATCTATATCTCTATTTCTAAACTCACCTAAATACTTctttaataaaagcttttaaatatGGTACTTGTTCTAAATGTTTCGAGGTCAATGGTGTATTTGGATCTGGTAATGCTTTTAATAATTCttgatgaattttttcttgttcTTCGGGTCGTGTAgctaattgatataaaattgagCAAACGGCCattgaaatctaaaaaattaaaaaatttaaaaacaaaatgtatacatcctTTAAATTTCTTCGAGCCctgaatgtatttattataccatgtatattaaatatatcaaggtatactaagtttagtcccaagtttgtaacgcttaaaaatattgatgctatgaacaaaattttggtatatgtgttaataaaatcacctaattagtccatttttggttgtgtgtctgtctgtttgtctgtcgtttgtctatctgcccgtctgtcatcacgattactcaaaaacgaaaagagatatcgagctgaaatttttatagcgtgctgaggacgtaaaaattggCTACACGATTAATTTCATCCGGTTGGAAATTTATCCACCCtcaaaagaaagttatttttgaaacaGCCTTTCACGCCAAATGCAAACCACACACATAGCCCGTTGTTTGAcattacaatacaattttttgctcATGCGTTTTGAGTCAGCAATGGCCATTCAATTCAAAAGGGTCAAAGAAAGAAAAGCCTTTTTGAAGAGCCTTGGCCATCATTATTTACTTCAGAATAATTGGATTCACAGTCCATTATAGAGCTCAAAAAAATGGACTTTTCTTACTGAAACTTAACTGGGTATTAGAGTACCTACTTACCGTATCAATTCcaactaaaattaaatctaaCGCTAATACATAAGCAATTTTTGGATCTTTTTCGCTTGTTAAAATTCGTTCAATTAATGATAAATCTTTATCacttgtaacatttttttgttttaatcgcTGCATTGCCGCATCAATATGTTTCATacatattctaaaatttaaaaaaaagttatagtaCAATCGAATTTTAGACGATCCTTTAATGTCTGGCATTTCTaaagaaattaaacaaatttgtagatttaaagcCACTGTACATTTTTTGGACTTATTTGCAGGAAGTTAACGCTTGAATTGAAGCAGCAGCTTGTTAATCCAAGAATACTTCGAAAGTGCGGTTTTAAAAAACTCAAGCTTTTTAAATAGTAGTAGAttctttaaatttgataatcattttgaataGGCCAAGATCCtcttatgatttaaaaaaacactacTTTCTTAGTAACGTATGCAAAAATTAGATTCCAGCTTTATGACTGATAAACTTactctataaaataattcatatttttaacatatttggtCCATAGACTAGAAGGGATGTATCGCCAAAATGGcatttttaattctaatattGCAACATTACGTAATGCATATTTTGCTGCATCAATAATCTTTTGTGTTTCTGAATCTGGTGATAAATTTGGATCTAAACATCCTAATCGTACATCTAAAGCCACACGTCCAATACCtgcaaaaaagtacaaaagatattgcaaattttattgctTACAAAATTAAGAACAGAAAGTCTCCAACTTAATTCCTAATTCTAAAGGGTTTGACGAGTATTTGGAAGCAtcagcaataatatttatatatttttatatacagagtggtccAGTCTATtttggctaatagctcgttttcaAGTTAT
The Chrysoperla carnea chromosome 4, inChrCarn1.1, whole genome shotgun sequence genome window above contains:
- the LOC123298511 gene encoding probable cytochrome P450 301a1, mitochondrial; translated protein: MKFNSKQLIFDCSKLLRTHQQYRLKSYVAQTSEIPATVKPYKDIPGPRPIPLLGNTWRLLPIIGQYQIADFANVCDILHKEYGKICKLSGLVGRPDLLFVYDANEIEKVYRHEGPTPYRPSMPCLVYYKSVVRKDFFGDLPGVVGVHGEPWREFRTRVQKPVLQLHTVRKYIEPIEVVTNDFIQRMNEMKDENDEMPSDFDNEIHKWALECIGRVALDVRLGCLDPNLSPDSETQKIIDAAKYALRNVAILELKMPFWRYIPSSLWTKYVKNMNYFIEICMKHIDAAMQRLKQKNVTSDKDLSLIERILTSEKDPKIAYVLALDLILVGIDTISMAVCSILYQLATRPEEQEKIHQELLKALPDPNTPLTSKHLEQVPYLKAFIKEVFRVYSTVIGNGRTLQQDLEICGYHVPKGIQCVFPTIITGNMEDYVTNASTFMPERWLSKHSENSSNNTIHPFASLPYGHGARMCLGRRFADLEMQILLAKLIRSYKLEYHHEPLKYAVSFMYAPEGELKFKLTKRE